The Streptomyces sp. NBC_00344 genome includes a window with the following:
- a CDS encoding ABC transporter ATP-binding protein has protein sequence MIGVAPPAYDPAAPQTAATLPVGTPTTVRSYVRRLLKRHRRAFAALVGANAIAVIASLVGPYLLGGLVEDLSGGARQLHLESTAVLFGVALIIQTVFVRIMGLRGAMLGEQMLADLREDFLVRSVALPPGVLERAGTGDLLSRITTDVDRLANAMREAVPQLAIGVVWTGLLIGALTVTAPPLALAVLVALPVLVTGCRWYFRRAPSAYRSEAAGYAAVAAMLTETVDAGRTIEAHRLGPRRVALSDRRVKEWTSWERYTLWLRSVLFPVINVTYVTILGAVLMLGGTFVLQGWISVGQLTTGALLAQMMVDPVGLILRWYDELQVAQVSLARLVGVREIEPGAGDDRVRPEGRDVRTEDVHFGYRDGVDVLHRVTLEVPPGTRMALVGPSGAGKSTLGRLLAGIYAPRTGQVTLGGAELSRMPAEQVRKHVALVNQEHHVFVGSLRDNLLLARTDADDAQLWAALGAVDAVGWARALDGALDTEVGSGGLALTPAQAQQVALARLVLADPHTLVLDEATSLLDPRAARHLERSLARVLDGRTVVAIAHRLHTAHDADVIAVVEEGRISELGSHDELVAAGGAYAALWRSWHG, from the coding sequence ATGATCGGCGTCGCGCCGCCGGCGTACGACCCGGCGGCACCGCAAACGGCGGCCACTCTGCCCGTCGGCACACCCACGACCGTACGGTCCTACGTCCGCCGGCTGCTGAAGCGGCACCGCCGCGCGTTCGCCGCGCTCGTCGGGGCCAACGCGATCGCGGTCATCGCGTCCCTGGTCGGCCCGTATCTGCTGGGCGGCCTGGTGGAGGACCTCTCCGGCGGCGCCCGGCAGCTCCATCTGGAGAGCACCGCCGTGCTGTTCGGCGTCGCGCTGATCATCCAGACGGTGTTCGTGCGGATCATGGGCCTGCGCGGCGCCATGCTCGGTGAGCAGATGCTCGCCGATCTGCGCGAGGACTTCCTCGTGCGGTCGGTCGCGCTGCCGCCCGGCGTACTGGAGCGGGCAGGCACCGGCGATCTGCTCTCCCGCATCACCACGGACGTCGACCGGCTGGCCAACGCGATGCGGGAGGCCGTGCCCCAGCTGGCGATCGGTGTCGTGTGGACCGGGCTGCTGATCGGTGCGCTCACCGTCACCGCTCCTCCGCTGGCACTCGCCGTGCTGGTGGCACTGCCGGTCCTGGTCACTGGCTGCCGCTGGTACTTCCGGCGGGCACCGTCCGCCTACCGCTCGGAGGCCGCCGGTTACGCGGCGGTCGCCGCGATGCTCACCGAGACGGTGGACGCCGGACGGACCATCGAGGCGCACCGTCTCGGCCCGCGCCGGGTGGCGCTGTCCGACCGCCGGGTGAAGGAGTGGACCTCGTGGGAGCGGTACACGCTCTGGCTGCGTTCGGTCCTCTTCCCCGTCATCAATGTCACGTATGTGACGATTCTGGGCGCGGTGCTGATGCTCGGCGGGACGTTCGTTCTGCAGGGGTGGATCAGCGTCGGCCAGCTCACCACGGGGGCGCTGCTGGCCCAGATGATGGTCGATCCCGTCGGGCTGATCCTGCGGTGGTACGACGAACTCCAGGTCGCTCAGGTGTCGCTGGCCAGGCTCGTCGGCGTACGGGAGATCGAGCCCGGAGCGGGCGACGACCGGGTGAGGCCCGAAGGGCGCGACGTACGCACCGAGGACGTGCACTTCGGCTACCGCGACGGTGTCGACGTACTGCACCGGGTGACCCTCGAGGTCCCGCCCGGCACCCGGATGGCGCTGGTCGGCCCCTCCGGTGCGGGCAAATCGACGCTGGGCCGGCTGCTCGCCGGGATCTACGCGCCGCGGACGGGCCAGGTCACGCTCGGCGGCGCCGAGCTGTCCAGGATGCCCGCCGAGCAGGTGCGGAAGCATGTCGCGCTGGTCAACCAGGAACACCATGTCTTCGTGGGCTCGCTGCGTGACAACCTGCTGCTGGCCCGGACGGACGCGGACGACGCCCAGTTGTGGGCGGCGCTCGGCGCGGTCGACGCGGTCGGCTGGGCGCGGGCCCTCGACGGGGCGCTGGACACCGAGGTGGGTTCCGGCGGTCTCGCGCTCACCCCGGCTCAGGCGCAGCAGGTGGCACTGGCCCGTCTGGTGCTCGCCGACCCGCACACTCTGGTGCTCGACGAAGCGACATCGCTGCTCGATCCGCGCGCGGCCCGGCACCTGGAGAGGTCACTGGCGCGGGTGCTCGACGGGCGGACGGTCGTGGCGATCGCCCATCGTCTGCACACGGCGCACGACGCGGATGTGATCGCGGTGGTGGAGGAGGGCCGGATCAGCGAGCTGGGCAGCCATGACGAGCTGGTGGCGGCGGGCGGAGCCTATGCGGCGCTGTGGAGGTCGTGGCACGGGTAG